One Trachemys scripta elegans isolate TJP31775 chromosome 4, CAS_Tse_1.0, whole genome shotgun sequence genomic region harbors:
- the PPP1R15B gene encoding protein phosphatase 1 regulatory subunit 15B → MEPRKREQASPGLGPASSWLGLTWLKLGPCPPAPAVAAQPQLSPPFSWLRLFSQLLSPLPGLLQRLLPGQGLSSALCPAAGEPPAGGSQAAPLLLLSEAAASLSWADGELHWPDDAPEMRRKSGLESAQPLWGAGLVRTGLAPLSVRQVDLVSYMLGPGGSLGSGYGQACCTDKSHLPQPLSAELPKDGWRGPPSREGLPEIQHVRTKRLEFLQQQQLATNCLAVPDPDHGYHSLEEEQQHRGNSQEDLKQKCDAWELRGREELPEHSIVGQAGESPLEQAVWSPEKEAAEEKTLSEEAEDEDSDIEQDLPVSSRPACANKLIDYIIRGSSSGEESSEGEEDWDGDDDGFDSEGSLSDSDSTSQDSESQHLWNSFCSLDPYNPQNFTAAIRTAVNSEKDLSGESYVEEDSSWAESLPGSPALSSEEDDEWECNSADEEDNLELWNSFCNSDDPYNPFNFKAPFQTAKKKGKHDLEGASGLCLVSSQCNLLFTCQVQLLENHNCGVTDTVQHGILFGEKRTNTKRKKVTFLEEVTEYYVSSEEDRKGPWEELARDGCRFQKRIQETEDAIGYCLTVEHRQRIFNRLQETYYKMLDDF, encoded by the exons ATGGAGCCGAGGAAGCGGGAGCAGGCGAGCCCCGGGCTCGGCCCGGCCAGCTCCTGGTTAGGACTCACCTGGCTGAAGCTCGGCCCCTGTCCCCCGGCTCCTGCAGTCGCGGCCCAGCCCCAGCTTAGCCCCCCCTTCTCCTGGCTGCGGCTCTTCTCGCAGCTGCTTTCCCCACTGCCCGGTCTCCTCCAGCGGCTGCTGCCCGGCCAGGGGCTGAGCAGCGCCCTGTGCCCCGCGGCGGGGGAGCCTCCCGCGGGGGGCTCTCAGGCCGCGCCTCTTCTACTACTGTCCGAGGCCGCCGCCTCACTGAGTTGGGCCGACGGGGAGCTGCACTGGCCGGACGACGCCCCGGAGATGCGCCGGAAGAGTGGCCTGGAGTCTGcccagccgctgtggggagcggggctggTGCGGACCGGCCTGGCCCCGCTCAGTGTCCGGCAAGTGGACCTGGTCTCCTACATGCTGGGCCCCGGCGGCAGTCTGGGGTCCGGCTACGGCCAAGCCTGCTGCACCGACAAgagccacctgccccagcccttgaGCGCCGAGCTCCCCAAGGACGGCTGGCGGGGACCCCCATCCCGGGAGGGGCTCCCCGAAATCCAGCACGTGCGCACCAAGCGCCTGGAGTTCCTCCAGCAGCAACAGCTGGCGACTAATTGCTTGGCCGTGCCTGACCCGGACCACGGCTACCACAGCCTGGAGGAGGAACAGCAGCACAGGGGTAACAGCCAAGAGGATCTAAAGCAGAAGTGTGatgcctgggagctgagaggcCGTGAGGAACTGCCTGAGCACAGCATAGTGGGGCAAGCTGGAGAGAGCCCCCTGGAACAGGCAGTATGGAGTCCTGAGAAGGAGGCAGCTGAGGAAAAGACCCTCTCGGAAGAGGCTGAAGATGAGGATTCTGATATAGAGCAAGACCTGCCAGTGTCATCCAGGCCTGCCTGCGCTAACAAACTGATAGACTACATTATCAGGGGCAGTTCCAGTGGAGAGGAAAGCTCAGAGGGTGAGGAAGACTGGGATGGGGATGATGATGGGTTTGATAGCGAGGGGTCCCTCTCAGATTCAGACTCTACTAGCCAGGATAGTGAGAGCCAGCACCTCTGGAACTCCTTCTGCAGTTTGGATCCTTACAACCCTCAGAACTTTACAGCTGCCATTCGAACTGCTGTTAATTCAGAGAAGGATTTGTCTGGTGAGTCATATGTAGAGGAGGATTCTTCATGGGCCGAAAGCCTTCCTGGCTCGCCTGCCCTCAGTTCTGAAGAGGATGATGAATGGGAGTGTAATAGTGCAGATGAGGAAGATAATTTGGAACTTTGGAACTCATTCTGTAACTCAGATGATCCCTATAACCCTTTCAATTTCAAGGCACCATTTCAAACTGcaaaaaagaaagggaagcaTGACTTAGAAGGAGCATCGGGGCTGTGTTTGGTCAGCTCTCAGTGCAATCTCTTATTCACCTGTCAGGTGCAGCTGCTGGAGAACCATAACTGTGGGGTCACAGATACTGTGCAGCATGGCATTCTTTTTGGAGAGAAACGTACAAATACCAAGAGAAAAAAG GTAACATTCCTTGAAGAAGTTACTGAGTATTATGTAAGCAGTGAAGAAGATCGGAAAGGACCCTGGGAAGAACTTGCACGGGATGGGTGCAGGTTCCAGAAACGAATTCAAGAAACAGAAGATGCTATTGGATACTGCTTAACTGTAGAGCATAGACAGAGGATATTTAATAGACTCCAGGAAACATACTATAAAATGCTTGATGATTTCTAG